Proteins encoded together in one Pontiella desulfatans window:
- a CDS encoding transposase has product MPTHPKDWHHAPHHVFVPNTTYMVTAGTLHKQHLFRGNERLKLLEKTLFDVIKYRGWKIRAWALFSNHYHWIGISPQTGSIRKLIQHLHSESAKLLNQLDGYPGRKVWFQYWDKCLTFEKSYFSRLNYVTNNPVHHGLVPVANLYPFCSAGWNERNLATPEQRKIASFKFDQLNEPDEFKPTWEESGTEVPHSER; this is encoded by the coding sequence ATGCCCACCCATCCCAAAGATTGGCACCACGCCCCCCACCATGTCTTCGTCCCGAATACGACATACATGGTGACGGCAGGTACGCTTCACAAGCAACATCTGTTCAGAGGTAATGAACGACTCAAGCTTCTGGAAAAAACCTTATTCGACGTCATCAAATACCGGGGCTGGAAAATCCGAGCATGGGCACTCTTCTCCAACCATTACCACTGGATTGGAATTTCCCCGCAAACCGGCTCCATCCGCAAACTCATCCAGCACCTTCATTCGGAATCCGCCAAATTGCTAAACCAACTTGATGGATATCCCGGGAGGAAAGTCTGGTTCCAGTATTGGGACAAATGCCTGACCTTTGAAAAAAGCTATTTCTCCCGGTTGAACTATGTAACGAACAATCCGGTTCACCACGGTTTGGTTCCGGTTGCCAACTTGTATCCGTTTTGCTCCGCGGGCTGGAACGAACGCAACCTTGCCACGCCGGAACAAAGGAAGATTGCATCGTTCAAGTTCGACCAACTGAACGAACCTGATGAATTCAAGCCCACATGGGAGGAAAGCGGCACAGAAGTGCCGCACTCCGAAAGATAA
- a CDS encoding EF-hand domain-containing protein — protein sequence MDTNTWKLAGLALAVIGSFTIAEAASGEGKGKKGGGQRPSREEMLEKYDADGDGKLSEDELKKLKEERGSAGAGQGQRPSREEIIKKFDADGDGELNEEERAAMREEMEKRGGRGGERPSREEIMTKYDKDGDGQLSEEERSALREEMGGRGGPGKGVDREEMLKKFDADGDGELSEEERAAAREAFQKKKGQGKGAK from the coding sequence ATGGACACGAACACATGGAAGCTGGCCGGATTGGCCTTGGCAGTAATTGGATCCTTCACGATCGCGGAAGCCGCTTCGGGTGAAGGTAAGGGAAAAAAAGGCGGGGGGCAGCGCCCCAGCCGCGAAGAAATGCTCGAAAAATACGATGCCGATGGCGACGGGAAGCTGAGCGAGGACGAACTCAAGAAGCTCAAGGAAGAGCGCGGCTCGGCAGGTGCGGGGCAGGGACAGCGGCCTTCCCGGGAAGAAATCATCAAGAAGTTCGATGCCGATGGCGATGGCGAGTTGAATGAAGAAGAACGCGCTGCCATGCGTGAGGAAATGGAAAAACGCGGTGGACGTGGTGGTGAGAGACCGTCCCGTGAAGAAATCATGACTAAATACGATAAGGATGGCGACGGCCAGTTGAGCGAGGAAGAACGTTCCGCGCTCCGTGAGGAAATGGGTGGCCGTGGCGGACCTGGCAAGGGTGTGGATCGCGAGGAAATGCTCAAGAAATTCGACGCCGATGGCGATGGCGAGTTGAGTGAAGAAGAGCGCGCCGCTGCCCGCGAGGCCTTCCAGAAAAAGAAAGGGCAGGGCAAGGGAGCCAAATAG
- the ilvD gene encoding dihydroxy-acid dehydratase, which produces MSPKSFRKDQRPYSSVVVDGVERAPSRAMLRAVGFSDSDFRKPQIGIASTWSMVTPCNMHIDRLAKEAEKGVEVSSGKGVLFNTISISDGISMGTEGMKYSLVSREVIADSIEAVVACEGFDGVVAFGGCDKNMPGCLMALARLNRPSVFVYGGSIKPGCYCGKDVDIVSVFEAVGQHAKGEISSRELSEIERAAIPGEGACGGMYTANTMASAIEAMGMSLPNSSSRMAAENEKMQEAHAAGRAVMQLIEKGIKPSDIMTRQSFLNAIAVVMALGGSTNAVLHLLAMAKTAGVRLNLSDFTAVGKKVPVVADLKPSGRYSMADLAAIGGVAPLMARLMKEGLIDGDCMTVTGKTLKQNLVHVKPYPRKQDIIRPFSRPIKKEGHLVVLKGNLAPGGAVAKISGKEGLSFSGKAIVFNSEEQALGKILDGTVKQGHVVVIRHEGPQGGPGMREMLAPTSAIMGRGLGQDVALITDGRFSGGSHGFVIGHITPEAYVGGPLAIVRNGDPILIDARRRSIELGVPKAEITRRLSSWKAPRPKVKTGALAKYAKLVGPASEGAVTC; this is translated from the coding sequence ATGAGTCCGAAATCGTTCCGCAAGGATCAGCGTCCATATTCGTCTGTTGTTGTTGATGGAGTCGAACGAGCCCCGAGCCGAGCCATGCTGCGCGCGGTTGGTTTCAGCGATTCCGACTTCAGGAAACCGCAAATAGGCATCGCTTCCACTTGGAGCATGGTTACCCCGTGCAACATGCATATTGATCGGCTGGCCAAGGAGGCCGAAAAGGGCGTCGAGGTCTCCAGTGGGAAGGGGGTTCTGTTTAATACCATTTCAATTTCAGATGGTATTTCAATGGGCACCGAAGGCATGAAATATTCGCTTGTTTCGCGAGAGGTGATTGCCGATTCGATTGAAGCGGTGGTTGCTTGCGAAGGATTCGACGGAGTCGTTGCTTTTGGAGGGTGCGATAAAAACATGCCGGGGTGTCTGATGGCCTTGGCCCGGTTGAATCGTCCGTCGGTGTTTGTTTATGGGGGCAGCATCAAACCCGGGTGCTACTGCGGGAAGGATGTCGATATTGTCTCTGTATTCGAGGCGGTCGGCCAGCATGCCAAGGGGGAGATCAGTTCCCGCGAGCTGTCGGAAATCGAGCGGGCGGCCATTCCCGGGGAGGGTGCCTGCGGAGGCATGTACACGGCCAATACGATGGCCTCGGCCATTGAGGCGATGGGGATGAGTTTGCCGAACAGCTCTTCACGAATGGCGGCGGAGAACGAGAAGATGCAGGAGGCCCACGCCGCCGGGCGCGCGGTCATGCAGCTGATCGAGAAAGGAATCAAGCCATCCGACATCATGACGCGCCAGTCGTTCCTCAATGCCATTGCGGTTGTGATGGCGTTGGGGGGATCCACCAATGCAGTGCTCCACCTGTTGGCCATGGCCAAAACGGCGGGCGTCAGGCTCAACCTATCCGATTTCACTGCGGTAGGTAAAAAAGTGCCCGTTGTTGCTGATTTAAAGCCAAGCGGTAGATATTCCATGGCGGATCTTGCCGCGATAGGAGGCGTTGCCCCGCTGATGGCCCGTTTGATGAAGGAGGGATTGATCGACGGGGACTGCATGACGGTAACAGGCAAGACCCTTAAGCAAAACCTTGTACATGTTAAGCCCTACCCCCGGAAGCAGGATATCATCCGTCCATTCAGTCGCCCCATCAAGAAGGAGGGACATCTGGTGGTGCTCAAGGGAAACCTTGCTCCCGGTGGGGCGGTCGCCAAGATATCCGGTAAGGAAGGACTCTCTTTTTCCGGGAAGGCCATTGTCTTCAATTCCGAGGAACAGGCGCTCGGGAAGATTCTTGATGGAACCGTCAAGCAAGGCCACGTGGTGGTGATTCGCCACGAGGGCCCCCAGGGCGGGCCCGGCATGCGTGAAATGCTTGCGCCAACATCGGCCATCATGGGCCGGGGATTGGGGCAGGATGTTGCGCTGATCACCGATGGCCGGTTCTCCGGCGGCAGCCACGGCTTCGTGATTGGCCACATTACTCCGGAAGCTTACGTTGGCGGACCGTTGGCCATTGTCAGGAATGGCGATCCGATCTTGATCGATGCCAGGAGACGATCCATCGAATTGGGGGTGCCGAAGGCCGAAATCACTCGCCGGTTGTCCTCATGGAAAGCCCCTCGCCCCAAGGTGAAGACGGGCGCACTGGCAAAATATGCCAAGCTCGTGGGACCGGCTTCCGAGGGGGCCGTGACTTGCTAA
- a CDS encoding DUF6941 family protein, whose amino-acid sequence MKIEVFALCDAATDNHGKLNILGTFDQIYSAKVPVVHPACAIAMRLRFDKMEEGVHKVNLQLVNPDGIPVFQPMEGEVHPRMGADVGSVAVNLILNFQHVKFDEYADYQINLAIDDVALAALPLRVRQMPSPRPA is encoded by the coding sequence ATGAAGATTGAAGTTTTTGCCCTTTGCGATGCCGCCACCGACAACCACGGTAAATTGAATATCCTTGGTACATTCGACCAGATCTATTCCGCCAAGGTGCCGGTTGTCCATCCCGCCTGCGCCATCGCAATGCGCCTTCGGTTCGACAAGATGGAGGAGGGCGTCCATAAGGTGAACCTTCAGCTAGTCAATCCCGACGGCATTCCGGTGTTCCAGCCCATGGAGGGCGAGGTGCATCCTCGCATGGGCGCCGATGTTGGCTCGGTTGCCGTCAACCTGATCCTCAACTTCCAACACGTCAAGTTTGATGAATATGCGGACTACCAGATCAACCTCGCCATCGACGACGTTGCCCTGGCCGCCCTCCCGCTGCGTGTTCGCCAAATGCCCTCTCCCCGCCCCGCCTAG
- a CDS encoding DUF1643 domain-containing protein — translation MEFKYAAELKKQFTCYGHFYELVLMNGETAKCRSVLEIVDTSIPQETPSDISEMEPDVVVIMMNPGSSHPKDDAHVVGRIEYPRPGGGNRKELVLTQPDNTQYQVMRVAVSQGWRHIRVLNLSDLRDPKSGKFLQKVDALAGIIGGHVHSLFCPERNEECAHSLKRKNRTPILLGWGQDLGLLPLVEQCLGRIEGEPTCTVASDVHPLLNAHPSPMLQKKKILWLETIVESLGN, via the coding sequence ATGGAATTTAAATATGCCGCCGAACTGAAGAAGCAGTTCACCTGCTATGGCCATTTCTATGAGCTCGTGCTCATGAACGGGGAAACGGCCAAATGCCGCAGTGTGCTCGAGATTGTCGATACCTCCATCCCCCAGGAAACCCCCTCCGACATATCGGAAATGGAGCCGGATGTGGTGGTGATCATGATGAATCCGGGATCGTCGCACCCGAAGGACGATGCGCATGTGGTTGGGCGGATCGAATATCCCCGGCCTGGCGGCGGTAACCGCAAGGAGCTGGTACTGACGCAACCCGACAACACGCAGTATCAAGTGATGCGCGTTGCGGTTTCGCAGGGGTGGAGGCATATCCGGGTACTCAATCTTTCAGACCTGCGCGATCCCAAGTCCGGCAAGTTCCTGCAGAAGGTGGACGCCTTGGCCGGAATCATCGGCGGCCATGTGCATAGCCTGTTTTGTCCCGAGCGGAATGAGGAGTGCGCCCACTCGCTCAAACGGAAAAACCGCACCCCGATCCTGCTGGGGTGGGGGCAGGACCTGGGCTTGCTTCCCCTGGTGGAACAGTGCCTGGGGCGGATCGAGGGTGAGCCGACCTGTACCGTGGCCTCCGATGTCCACCCCTTGCTCAACGCCCATCCGAGCCCCATGCTGCAGAAGAAAAAAATCCTGTGGCTCGAAACCATCGTCGAGTCCCTCGGGAACTGA
- the galU gene encoding UTP--glucose-1-phosphate uridylyltransferase GalU, with translation MIRKAVIPAAGFGTRFLPLTKAQPKEMLPIVDTPTIQLVVEEAVESGITDILMVIGKSKRAIEEHFDRNFELEHELAEKGKNDLLDQVRQVSSMANIHFVWQKELNGLGDAVSYARNHVGNEPFALLLGDTILESYSGVPVTRQLMDVAVKHQGSVVALEEVPVEKVNRYGILDGTEMDDGVFRVNDFIEKPHPSEAPSNLAFAGRYVFMPDIFDFLMQTGRGKHNEIQLTDAMRTMAQSRPMFGTRIEGKRHDIGNKLDFIKTNIRYALKHPDMKDELAEFLDDLVKKRFQ, from the coding sequence ATGATTCGTAAAGCCGTCATACCTGCCGCCGGATTCGGCACCCGCTTCCTGCCCCTCACCAAGGCGCAACCCAAGGAGATGCTGCCCATCGTCGATACACCAACCATCCAGCTGGTGGTGGAGGAGGCCGTCGAGTCGGGCATCACCGACATCCTCATGGTCATCGGAAAATCCAAGCGTGCGATCGAGGAGCATTTCGACCGCAACTTCGAACTGGAGCACGAGCTGGCCGAAAAGGGAAAGAACGATCTGCTCGACCAAGTCCGGCAGGTGTCGAGCATGGCCAATATTCACTTTGTCTGGCAAAAGGAACTCAATGGTCTCGGCGACGCGGTATCCTATGCGCGGAACCACGTCGGCAACGAACCGTTTGCGTTGTTGCTGGGCGACACCATACTCGAATCCTATTCGGGTGTGCCCGTGACCCGACAGCTGATGGATGTGGCTGTAAAACACCAGGGTTCGGTGGTTGCCTTGGAAGAGGTGCCGGTGGAAAAGGTCAACCGATACGGTATTCTGGATGGAACCGAAATGGACGACGGCGTCTTCCGGGTGAACGATTTCATCGAAAAACCCCATCCATCCGAAGCCCCCTCAAATCTGGCATTTGCCGGGCGCTATGTCTTCATGCCCGACATATTCGATTTCCTAATGCAGACGGGGCGCGGCAAGCATAACGAAATCCAATTGACCGATGCCATGCGTACCATGGCGCAGAGCCGTCCCATGTTCGGGACTCGGATCGAGGGCAAGCGCCACGACATCGGCAACAAGCTGGATTTCATCAAGACCAACATTCGATATGCGCTCAAGCATCCCGACATGAAGGACGAGCTGGCGGAATTCCTGGACGATTTGGTCAAAAAAAGGTTCCAATGA
- a CDS encoding penicillin-binding protein activator LpoB encodes MKRSKLLFVFALVSLVALTGCKTKVKRVATDEAIDLSGRWNDTDSQLVSEQMIADIATRPWIEEYTAKNGKKPVVIVGTIRNLSSEHIETGTFVKDLERELINNGRVTFVANKTERSELREERKEQQTWSREETQKRLAAETGADYMLQGSIKTIIDQEGKTSVKFYQVDMEMVHLESNEKVWMGDKKIKKVVKKAKMKW; translated from the coding sequence ATGAAAAGAAGTAAACTGTTGTTCGTATTCGCGCTTGTTTCCCTTGTTGCCCTCACCGGCTGCAAAACCAAGGTAAAGCGCGTTGCCACCGACGAAGCCATTGATCTTTCAGGACGATGGAACGACACCGACTCCCAGCTCGTTTCGGAGCAGATGATCGCCGACATCGCCACCCGCCCCTGGATCGAGGAATACACGGCCAAGAACGGCAAGAAACCGGTCGTCATCGTTGGCACCATCCGCAACCTGAGTTCCGAGCACATCGAAACCGGCACCTTCGTGAAGGATCTCGAACGAGAACTGATCAACAACGGACGTGTCACCTTCGTGGCCAACAAGACCGAACGCTCCGAGTTACGCGAGGAGCGGAAGGAACAGCAGACCTGGTCGCGGGAGGAAACGCAGAAGCGACTCGCCGCCGAAACCGGCGCCGACTACATGCTGCAGGGAAGCATCAAGACCATCATCGACCAGGAAGGAAAAACCTCCGTCAAGTTCTACCAGGTCGACATGGAAATGGTTCACCTCGAATCCAACGAAAAGGTTTGGATGGGCGACAAGAAGATCAAGAAGGTCGTGAAAAAAGCCAAGATGAAGTGGTAG
- a CDS encoding four helix bundle protein — MVALYYVLRISYYSDWGTGMHYVEWEANVPAIIKEDVLWKMKVYRLSLFLSNVAWKDVSKLSKDGRTKSLSNQLYRAVGSVAANLEEGYSKHSSKDRARFYEYSLGSARESRGWYYRGRHILGEKVFEHRAWLLTEIIKMLLTIVPEERGWVLHEEMEEYQVASPLEDEVPF, encoded by the coding sequence ATGGTAGCTCTTTATTACGTACTGCGTATTTCGTATTACTCTGATTGGGGGACTGGGATGCATTATGTGGAGTGGGAGGCCAATGTTCCTGCAATTATTAAGGAAGACGTGCTGTGGAAGATGAAGGTCTATCGACTTTCGCTCTTTTTGTCGAACGTCGCCTGGAAGGATGTGTCGAAGCTTTCGAAGGATGGCAGAACGAAATCGCTTTCCAACCAACTCTATCGGGCCGTGGGATCGGTGGCGGCCAATCTTGAGGAAGGATATTCGAAACACAGCTCAAAAGATCGTGCTCGTTTCTATGAATACTCCCTTGGTTCAGCCCGGGAAAGCCGGGGCTGGTATTATCGGGGACGCCATATCCTCGGCGAAAAAGTATTCGAACATCGGGCATGGTTGTTAACGGAAATCATCAAGATGCTCCTGACCATCGTTCCGGAGGAACGCGGATGGGTGCTGCATGAGGAAATGGAAGAATATCAGGTTGCAAGTCCCTTGGAGGATGAGGTTCCCTTTTAG
- a CDS encoding amidohydrolase, with protein sequence MGLLIKDVELGGLETDVLIEGNRFKRIGPNLDADGARVVAGRGKAIVPTFVNMHTHASMALLRGYADDLELHDWLTNYIWPLEAKMGEEDIYTGARLACLEMIKSGTTCFNDMYWHYHGVARAVEEMGMRAMLSSVFIDFNDEARAATEREQAAKLFEQQGRYSDRIGFTLGPHAIYTVSEESLRWVKSFADEHGLLIHIHVSETEKEVVDCRALHGLRPVQWLEKIGLLGANVVAAHVIHVDDEEIGILARNQVKVVHNPASNMKLASGRFPYARLRDAGVHVSLGTDGCSSNNNLCMLEEMKFAALNAKLVHNDPTVLPAAEAFDMATTRGAEALGLDCGRIAEGLLADCMLVDLDNPRLVPGYQLIDDLVYSADSSCIDTVICDGEILMENGRVEGEEEIVADAKAYVSRFQSQ encoded by the coding sequence ATGGGATTGTTGATAAAGGATGTTGAACTCGGCGGACTGGAAACCGATGTGCTGATCGAGGGCAACCGCTTCAAGCGCATCGGGCCCAACCTCGATGCCGACGGTGCGCGGGTTGTGGCCGGGCGGGGGAAGGCGATCGTGCCGACCTTCGTCAACATGCATACGCATGCTTCCATGGCGCTGTTGCGCGGCTACGCCGACGATCTCGAGCTGCACGACTGGCTCACCAACTATATCTGGCCGCTCGAAGCAAAGATGGGCGAGGAGGATATTTATACCGGTGCACGCCTGGCCTGCCTGGAAATGATCAAGTCGGGAACAACCTGTTTCAACGACATGTATTGGCATTACCACGGTGTCGCCCGCGCCGTGGAGGAAATGGGCATGCGTGCCATGCTCTCCTCGGTGTTCATCGATTTCAACGATGAAGCCCGCGCGGCAACCGAGCGGGAGCAGGCCGCGAAGCTGTTCGAGCAGCAGGGGCGCTACTCCGACCGCATTGGGTTCACCCTGGGACCACATGCCATCTACACCGTTTCGGAAGAGTCGCTTCGTTGGGTGAAGTCGTTCGCCGATGAGCATGGGCTGCTGATCCATATCCATGTTTCGGAAACGGAAAAGGAGGTGGTGGACTGCCGCGCCCTGCATGGCCTGCGGCCCGTGCAATGGCTCGAAAAGATCGGGTTGCTCGGAGCCAACGTGGTTGCCGCGCATGTCATTCACGTCGATGACGAAGAGATCGGCATCCTTGCCCGTAACCAGGTGAAGGTGGTGCACAACCCGGCTTCCAACATGAAGCTGGCTTCCGGCCGCTTTCCCTATGCCCGTCTGCGCGATGCCGGAGTGCATGTTTCCCTCGGTACCGATGGATGCTCTTCGAACAACAACCTGTGCATGCTGGAGGAGATGAAGTTTGCCGCCCTCAATGCCAAGCTGGTCCACAACGATCCCACCGTGCTTCCCGCCGCGGAAGCGTTCGACATGGCCACCACCAGGGGGGCGGAGGCCCTCGGTTTGGACTGCGGCCGGATTGCCGAAGGGTTGCTGGCCGACTGCATGCTCGTTGACCTGGACAATCCACGGCTGGTCCCCGGTTATCAACTCATCGACGACCTCGTCTACAGCGCCGATTCCTCCTGCATCGACACCGTGATTTGCGACGGGGAAATCCTGATGGAGAACGGGCGTGTCGAGGGGGAGGAAGAAATCGTTGCAGACGCTAAGGCCTATGTGTCGCGCTTCCAATCGCAGTGA
- a CDS encoding CvpA family protein has protein sequence MHFVIDIVAAIVLLFFLLAGWQKGFLLSLLGIVRVVLAYGMAFLAGRYLGAWLGEVAHRPRIVTIPVIAGLTFIVITFVFHVIMTNMRDEQKHKEEKEDYKHPWHIALGGSAINLGIGLFSLVFLFWLGDLFLVGMTGTSIPGTEKAVFGRFSRRAVYETAYVVAKRDGRESQAAATARVVSNPAKGMQHLENVISADSVQQLMTDKQFAEDLISGDARRIEQNASLQQLFNDRDTLGELREMGIVWEGDKKSELCQKLSQFGSNENIQKSIQSLKKKKLFSTDKITLLIRDPDFDVIIGELLK, from the coding sequence ATGCATTTTGTAATCGATATCGTTGCGGCGATCGTTCTTCTTTTTTTCCTGCTGGCTGGCTGGCAGAAGGGCTTCCTTCTTTCCCTGCTGGGGATCGTTCGCGTTGTACTCGCCTACGGCATGGCCTTCCTGGCGGGGCGCTACCTGGGAGCCTGGCTGGGCGAAGTGGCCCACCGTCCGCGAATCGTTACCATCCCCGTCATTGCAGGATTAACGTTCATCGTCATCACCTTTGTCTTTCACGTCATCATGACGAACATGCGCGATGAGCAGAAGCACAAGGAAGAGAAGGAGGATTATAAACATCCGTGGCACATCGCCCTCGGCGGGAGCGCCATCAACCTCGGCATCGGCCTGTTCTCGCTGGTGTTCCTGTTCTGGCTCGGCGACCTTTTCCTGGTCGGCATGACCGGCACCTCCATCCCCGGAACTGAAAAGGCCGTTTTCGGCCGTTTTTCGCGCCGGGCGGTCTATGAAACCGCCTACGTGGTTGCGAAGCGCGATGGCAGGGAATCGCAAGCAGCGGCGACGGCGCGGGTGGTCAGCAATCCGGCCAAAGGGATGCAACACCTTGAAAACGTGATCTCCGCCGACTCGGTTCAGCAGCTCATGACCGATAAGCAGTTTGCCGAAGACCTGATCAGCGGCGATGCACGGCGCATTGAACAGAATGCTTCGCTCCAGCAACTCTTCAACGACAGGGACACCCTGGGTGAACTGCGCGAAATGGGCATTGTCTGGGAAGGCGATAAAAAGTCCGAACTCTGCCAGAAGTTGTCCCAGTTCGGAAGCAATGAAAACATCCAGAAGAGCATCCAGAGCCTGAAGAAAAAGAAGCTGTTCAGCACCGACAAGATCACCCTCCTGATCCGGGACCCGGACTTCGACGTGATCATTGGCGAGCTTTTGAAGTAG
- a CDS encoding mevalonate kinase family protein, translated as MENNGIIRSRAYSRAGFIGNPSDGYNGKTISFTFDNFYAETVMYEAPYIELLPNRRDRSIYRTLDDLEQNVRECGYYGGIRLLQASLKRFHEYCRSKGIDVSGKGFAMRYFSNIPHHVGMAGSSAIITACFRGLMQFYGVDIPKPEMANIILSVETDELGIGAGLQDRVAQVYQGLTYMDFDKAAMKAQGFGNYEPLDPSLLPNIYIAYKRELSEGSEVFHNDIRARYNMGDQQVVDAMETWAGLADQVRDALLSGNSGVVGELLNANFDLRRRIYNIHPDNIAMVEAARSVGASAKFTGSGGAIVGTYADDAMFDQLKSVLEPLRISILKPNIV; from the coding sequence ATGGAAAACAATGGCATCATTAGAAGCAGGGCATATTCCCGGGCTGGTTTTATCGGCAATCCATCGGATGGCTACAACGGGAAGACCATTTCCTTCACCTTCGACAATTTCTATGCCGAGACGGTGATGTATGAGGCTCCCTACATCGAGCTGCTGCCCAACCGGCGCGACCGCTCCATCTACCGAACCTTGGACGATCTCGAGCAAAACGTCCGGGAGTGCGGATACTATGGCGGCATCCGTTTGCTTCAGGCCTCGCTCAAGCGGTTCCATGAATATTGCAGGAGCAAGGGCATCGATGTGTCTGGCAAAGGTTTTGCCATGCGCTATTTCTCGAACATTCCGCATCATGTCGGCATGGCGGGATCGAGCGCCATCATCACGGCGTGTTTCCGCGGGCTTATGCAGTTTTACGGAGTGGATATCCCCAAACCTGAAATGGCCAATATCATTCTTTCGGTCGAAACGGATGAACTCGGCATCGGCGCAGGCTTGCAGGACCGGGTTGCGCAGGTCTACCAGGGCCTGACCTATATGGATTTCGACAAAGCTGCAATGAAAGCCCAGGGTTTCGGGAACTATGAGCCACTCGACCCTTCCTTGCTTCCCAATATATACATCGCCTACAAGCGCGAACTGAGCGAAGGCTCCGAGGTGTTCCACAACGACATCCGCGCAAGGTATAACATGGGTGACCAGCAGGTGGTCGATGCCATGGAAACATGGGCAGGATTGGCGGATCAAGTGCGCGATGCCCTGCTATCGGGCAACTCCGGTGTCGTTGGGGAATTGCTCAATGCCAATTTCGATCTCCGCCGCAGGATATACAACATTCACCCAGACAATATTGCCATGGTCGAAGCGGCCCGTTCGGTCGGGGCGAGCGCAAAATTTACGGGATCGGGCGGGGCGATTGTCGGCACCTATGCCGACGACGCCATGTTTGATCAATTGAAAAGCGTGCTGGAACCACTCCGCATCTCCATCCTCAAACCCAACATTGTCTAA
- a CDS encoding cupin domain-containing protein, whose amino-acid sequence MKLTKINGLPSQGVSHNAKIKKRVMVANGAVKNLVNHARAIFPPGEKTGSHRHEDMTEIFTCESGAGEIRVNDVGYVFSSGTTVVVEPGEVHEIINTGRADLVVTYMGVLAG is encoded by the coding sequence ATGAAACTGACCAAGATCAACGGGCTGCCCAGTCAAGGAGTGTCGCACAACGCGAAAATCAAAAAGCGAGTGATGGTGGCGAATGGCGCTGTGAAGAATCTCGTCAACCATGCCCGGGCCATCTTTCCGCCCGGCGAGAAGACCGGAAGCCATCGGCACGAAGACATGACCGAAATCTTCACCTGCGAGTCGGGCGCCGGCGAAATCCGGGTGAACGATGTGGGCTATGTATTCTCGTCTGGCACAACGGTTGTGGTTGAGCCGGGCGAGGTGCACGAAATCATCAACACGGGACGCGCCGATCTGGTCGTAACCTACATGGGTGTTCTTGCCGGCTGA
- a CDS encoding LPP20 family lipoprotein, which translates to MKANPRQSDSSKHPRVHLCLSMVLMLLAGCKTFTGGTPKWVENPKTVYPENQFLVAVGEGDTRRTAENAAAANLSRIFEAHIESDERLVDQTTETAKSLIRTTDFTSDVNILSAQTLFNIQHAEAWKDSKGRYHAVAYLNRRDTAAIYRDKIEEQTSRVNFLLASAENTDKVLKKYATLRAANTHANEASYLLRQLKVIHPPSVADSTPSYSANNLRKALADTAKRIKVRINLSGDEDKRMEGTLEEFITQYGFVVGNSFVLDFSGSVSVKDTGERNQGLVFVRYELALQIKDDDGDVLVSVGDKGREAHKTLEQARIRSFRTLENAIKSSGTQRLDAYFDSLIDQQ; encoded by the coding sequence ATGAAAGCAAACCCACGCCAATCGGATTCAAGCAAACACCCCCGGGTGCATCTGTGCCTATCCATGGTTCTCATGCTGCTGGCCGGATGCAAAACCTTCACCGGCGGCACCCCGAAATGGGTGGAGAACCCCAAGACCGTCTACCCCGAAAACCAATTCCTCGTTGCGGTTGGCGAAGGCGATACCCGCCGTACCGCGGAAAATGCAGCCGCCGCAAACCTATCGCGCATTTTCGAAGCGCATATCGAGTCGGATGAAAGGCTGGTCGATCAAACAACGGAAACCGCGAAGTCCCTTATACGCACCACCGATTTCACCTCCGACGTCAACATCCTCTCCGCCCAAACGCTGTTCAACATCCAGCATGCCGAGGCATGGAAAGACAGCAAAGGGCGCTACCATGCCGTTGCCTACCTCAACCGCCGCGACACGGCCGCCATCTACCGCGACAAGATCGAAGAGCAAACCTCGCGTGTCAACTTCCTGCTGGCCAGCGCAGAAAACACCGATAAGGTTTTGAAAAAATATGCCACGTTGCGCGCAGCCAATACCCATGCCAACGAAGCATCCTACCTTTTGCGGCAGCTCAAGGTGATCCACCCCCCATCCGTGGCCGACTCCACGCCCAGCTATTCCGCAAACAACCTACGCAAGGCCCTGGCCGATACCGCCAAACGAATCAAGGTACGGATCAATCTCAGCGGCGATGAAGACAAACGCATGGAAGGCACGCTTGAAGAATTCATCACCCAATACGGCTTCGTCGTTGGAAACTCCTTCGTGCTCGATTTTTCAGGAAGCGTCTCCGTCAAGGATACGGGCGAACGCAACCAAGGCCTGGTCTTTGTCCGCTATGAGCTGGCCCTTCAGATTAAGGATGACGACGGCGATGTCCTCGTTTCGGTCGGCGACAAGGGGCGCGAGGCACACAAAACGTTGGAACAGGCGCGCATTCGCTCCTTCCGAACACTCGAAAACGCCATCAAATCCAGCGGCACCCAACGGCTCGACGCCTATTTCGATTCCCTCATCGACCAGCAGTAA